From a region of the Kwoniella mangroviensis CBS 8507 chromosome 1 map unlocalized Ctg01, whole genome shotgun sequence genome:
- a CDS encoding methionyl-tRNA formyltransferase produces the protein MIISPSLVIFSSSSRPLPSRCPFPHHAKSRILSIVSHGRTAGNPQAQTQAKFTTSARLTKFKILFCGSDEFSVASLKAVHGATGLWDSIDVVVPPEREIGRGGKHNKTLERYTPALRQYALSNDLPTHTVPSKGIKGWNPPEPFTTPSSSHVLLTASFGHIIPLRLLKLFPEDHRLNVHPSLLPRWRGAAPIQWTIASGDEITGVSVQRLMKYSRGVDAGGIIGSIKDISVPSDATYTTFLPLLAEIGGSLLVDVLRKLKDGNATFTPQDESQITYAPKITHETARIKWDEQSADDIDRLHRGISHQVHLWTLLLSTTAHFITLRPLLPSDDPTELDGEIGKAHLIKDGRSRRLFVACAKGTWLEVLEVQMAGKKPLKIKDWWNGLPKYVRDQGCVQMG, from the exons atgatcatctctccctcattggtgatcttctcatcatcatcaagaccaCTTCCATCGAGGTGTCCTTTTCCCCACCATGCCAAGTCTAGGATATTGAGTATCGTCTCTCACGGACGGACCGCCGGCAACCCTCAAGCTCAGACTCAAGCCAAGTTCACCACTTCCGCACGGTTGACCAAGTTCAAGATTTTATTCTGTGGATCAGACGAATTCTCAGTAGCTTCTCTGAAAGCTGTACATGGCGCTACAG GCTTATGGGACTCGATTGATGTGGTTGTACCGCCCGAGAGGGAGATAGGCAGAGGTGGAAAACATAACAAGACTCTTGAGAGATATACTC CTGCTCTTCGACAATATGCTCTCTCGAACGATCTGCCGACCCACACCGTTCCTTCCAAAGGTATCAAAGGCTGGAACCCACCTGAACCATTCACcacaccttcctcttctcatgTACTATTAACAGCTTCGTTCGGGCATATCATACCCTTGCGTTTACTCAAGCTCTTCCCCGAGGATCATCGGTTGAATGTCCATCCGTCTTTGTTACCTCGTTGGAGAGGCGCGGCACCCATACAGTGGACTATTGCCAGTGGAGATGAAATCACAGGAGTGAGTGTACAAAGGTTGATGAAGTATAGTAGAGGAGTGGATGCGGGGGGTATAATAGGTTCAATAAAAGATATC AGTGTACCAAGCGATGCAACATATACCacttttcttcctctgttaGCTGAGATTGGCGGCTCGTTACTAGTGGATGTATTGAGGAAActgaaagatgggaat GCCACATTTACCCCTCAAGATGAATCTCAAATAACGTATGCACCGAAAATCACCCATGAGACAGCTCGAATAAAGTGGGATGAACAGTCTGCAGACGACATCGATAGATTACACAGAGGAATAAGCCATCAG GTTCACCTTTGGACACTACTTCTATCCACTACAGCTCATTTCATAACCCTCCgaccccttcttccttccgaTGACCCTACAGAGCTTGATGGCGAAATAGGTAAAGCTCatctgatcaaagatggGAGATCACGGAGATTGTTTGTAGCATGTGCGAAAGGAACATGGTTGGAAGTGCTGGAAGTTCAAATGGCCGGGAAGAAACCTTTGAAAATCAAGGATTGGTGGAATGGATTACCTAAATATGTGAGAGATCAGGGATGTGTGCAGATGGGATGA
- a CDS encoding 60S ribosomal uL1 domain-containing protein yields MSKLQASSVRGSIKTLLAQSSLDTHKEAGGKKRNFVETIELQIGLKNYDPQRDKRFSGTVKLPHVPRPRMQLCILADAADVDRAKQLDEELPFMTVEDLKKLNKNKKLVKKLAQKYDAFLASEALIKQIPRLLGPGLSKAGKFPTPVSHSEDLQKKVTEVRSTIKFQLKKVLCLGVAVGHVDMEEDQIMQNTMLAINFLISLLKKQWQNIQSLTIKSTMGKPQRLF; encoded by the exons ATGTCCAAACTTCAGGCATCAAGCGTGCGAGGGTCCATCAAAACCCTTCTTGCCCAATCTTCCTTGGACACCCACAAGGAAGCCGGtggtaagaagagaaacTTCGTAGAGACCATCGAACTCCAAATTGGTCTTAAGAACTACGATCCTCAACGAGACAAGCGATTC TCCGGTACCGTCAAGCTTCCTCACGTCCCCAGACCTCGAATGCAACTCTGTATCCTTGCCGATGCTGCCGATGTTGACCGAGCTAAGCAACTTGATGAGGAACTCCCCTTCATGACCGTTGAGGATCTTAAGAAGCtcaacaagaacaagaagctCGTCAAGAAGTTGGCTCAAAAATACGAtgccttcttagcttccGAAGCTTTGATCAAGCAAATCCCCAGATTGTTAGGTCCCGGTCTTTCCAAAGCTGGTAAATTCCCTACCCCCGTATCTCACTCCGAAGATCTCCAAAAGAAGGTCACCGAAGTTCGATCCACCATCAAGTTCCAACTTAAGAAGGTCTTGTGTCTCGGTGTCGCCGTTGGTCACGttgatatggaagaggatcaaatCATGCAAAACACCATGTTGGCTATTAacttcttgatctcccttCTTAAGAAACAA TGGCAAAACATCCAATCCCTCACTATCAAATCCACCATGGGTAAACCTCAAAGACTTTTCTAA